One genomic region from Anopheles bellator chromosome 2, idAnoBellAS_SP24_06.2, whole genome shotgun sequence encodes:
- the LOC131207158 gene encoding hatching enzyme 1.2-like, with amino-acid sequence MLRSLAVWLLLGSCATADLIPIDLSIFGTTLYRLIDTSIDVLVRNHDLSSGVEPWELGNLVGGDMRLPRPRFAMALAGSPSAAYRWPNATVVYSIDGNFNSSELEFINGAMREFERLTCVRFRRRRIGSTEDVAFVSIDNTDAGCWSDVGRGVGRTIVNLQPGCANSLTTPIHELMHSLGFYHEHNRLDRDRYVTVLYDNMSPDYALQSNFDLVDPGNTTTYNVPYDLGSIMHYRRNAFSVRPDELDTMRPTVPWDGEIGQRMTLTWYDALLINIMYCGVPVPREPLPVPSRWIPARAHGRPDGFRFRRHLRN; translated from the exons ATGCTTCGCTCGTTGGCAGTCTGGTTGCTACTTGGCTCGTGCGCCACAGCGGACTTGATCCCGATCGATCTTTCTATTTTTGGAACCACACTGTACCGGTTGATCGATACCTCTATCG ACGTGCTCGTGAGAAACCATGATCTATCGTCCGGTGTGGAACCCTGGGAGTTGGGTAATCTCGTTGGTGGCGATATGAGGCTACCAAGACCCCGATTTGCAATGGCCTTGGCCGGGAGTCCGTCTGCGGCGTACCGTTGGCCCAATGCGACCGTCGTCTACTCGATCGATGGAAACTTTA ATTCTTCCGAGCTGGAGTTTATCAACGGGGCCATGCGAGAGTTCGAACGGCTCACCTGCGTGCGGTTCCGTCGGCGTAGAATCGGATCAACGGAAGACGTGGCGTTTGTGTCGATCGATAACACCGATGCCGGTTGCTGGAGTGATGTGGGGCGTGGTGTTGGACGTACGATCGTCAATCTGCAGCCCGGTTGTGCCAATTCACTCACCACACCGATCCACGAACTGATGCACTCGCTCGGGTTCTACCACGAGCATAATCGGCTGGATCGAGATCGTTATGTCACCGTACTGTACGATAATATGAGCCCCGATTATG CCTTGCAGAGTAACTTCGATCTGGTTGATCCTGGAAATACGACCACGTACAATGTACCGTACGACCTCGGCAGCATAATGCACTATCGGCGGAACGCTTTTTCAGTTCGTCCTGACGAGCTCGATACGATGCGCCCGACAGTGCCGTGGGACGGTGAGATTGGACAACGGATGACCCTTACCTGGTACGATGCGCTCCTGATCAACATCATGTACTGTGGGGTTCCGGTACCAAGGGAACCTCTGCCGGTTCCGTCCCGGTGGATCCCGGCGAGGGCACACGGCAGACCGGACGGCTTTCGCTTCCGACGGCACTTGCGCAACTAA
- the LOC131207159 gene encoding high choriolytic enzyme 1-like produces the protein MWLRSVAAIIITSLQLKPTEKSPTAQQDCPSKKADRYGNPIVDVLPKHYRWPNATVPYLIADGFDLQEVATISKAMETLENVSCVRFVRRSHQNNYLLVTNQMEGGCWADTGRQRQPPTYLNIPHECTHNLGTVLHELMHVLGFLHQHTRPDRDRHVCILYENVVPEPGALYNYEIVEPSTDLAFPVPYDYESIMHYRPDMYSIEPGRLVTMVPQKPWIGTKIGHRDRLTEFDVLAINFLYCV, from the exons ATGTGGCTAagatcggtggccgccatcaTTATCACTAGCCTGCAACTCAAACCAACGG AAAAGAGTCCAACTGCTCAGCAAGATTGTCCCTCCAAGAAGGCCGATCGTTACGGTAATCCGATCGTGGACGTACTCCCAAAACACTACCGTTGGCCCAACGCTACGGTACCGTACTTAATCGCTGATGGGTTTG ATTTGCAAGAAGTAGCTACCATTTCGAAGGCGATGGAAACCCTAGAAAACGTATCCTGTGTACGATTTGTACGAAGATCGCACCAGAATAACTATTTGCTTGTAACGAATCAGATGGAAGGTGGGTGCTGGGCTGATACGGGCCGCCAAAGGCAACCTCCAACG TATCTGAACATCCCTCACGAGTGTACACACAACTTGGGTACGGTCCTCCACGAGCTGATGCACGTGCTGGGTTTCCTCCATCAGCATACGCGACCGGATCGTGATCGGCACGTGTGTATCCTGTACGAAAACGTGGTCCCAGAGCCGGGCGCATTGTACAACTACGAGATCGTCGAGCCGTCGACTGATCTGGCCTTCCCCGTACCGTACGACTACGAAAGCATTATGCACTACCGACCGGACATGTACAGCATTGAACCGGGCCGTCTGGTGACGATGGTACCTCAGAAACCGTGGATCGGCACGAAGATAGGACACCGCGATCGGTTGACAGAGTTTGACGTATTGGCCATAAACTTCCTCTACTGTGTCTAA
- the LOC131210967 gene encoding DNA polymerase alpha catalytic subunit, with amino-acid sequence MCDSPGSEQRSKRRRIDKTGRFAALERLKKMKEAGSKHKYEVNEIENVYDEVDEKEYAKLVNKRMNEDWVEDDNGFGYVEDGREIFDDDELDALPSGSKQKKGRKSTKRARDRGDGDDDTPATGRKSLKNFFNREQAPKATVEDDAALQEILGEINSEAGVDTNEAGGSKPTNDVRSQAKPIRPLQSKTVPRKTLSAEEEMKRYMENLSKHLKKTETKPTHHEVDSDEEILQKVIAETEGKTVARKSTAVSAQSTQKKDTSIAPIMKEEPITQTEPPEVTVDEVAAIDGSHFLDEDDFEEITSGPSGHKTKAEEPIEEPAASANLLHGWDNIFTGIEEDEMMGVIVDPDSTADSGDVNGGSSAEVLKFWFWDAWNDPNKCQGELYLFGRTPTPGKPREFRSICVHVQNVERCMYLLARERDTETNKPVSMLEVYNEFCNDISNKLNITKYRTRVVTKNFAYTSATNGLQVPVQSEYLEVRYSAKLPAPSLDRRYRTIAHIFGTNTNVVEQFLLERKVKGPCWMELRNATQRETKSSWCKLEVGVPDVASVTLATDGTGTTTPPPLVLCSINVRSTLRNNTNEIAMITMLVNDRFSLNKPPPNPPFNRQYCGVTRPSSTIWPLGFNAADCKAKVTKCESERSLLSWFLSTFQVLDPDLVVTFDSYDFQLDLICQRLMTTKMALWNRVGRLKVKSPASKRVDDFFVGRMICDVKTSAEELIRSRAYDLNTLCTEVLKVGEGERKDVLLDEIPTMYEQADSLVQLVGLTMQDNFYTLRLMCELNALPLALQITQIAGNLMNRTLHGGRAERNEFLLLHAFHERDYILPDKAPPQTGPRKDGGAATEEKRKPKSKAAYAGGLVLDPIKGFYDKFVLLMDFNSLYPSIIQEYNICFTTVLPPAVGGEGGDEELAEPTILATTEIGILPRQIRKLVESRRAVKQLMKAPDLSPELAMQYHIRQMALKLTANSLYGCLGYTRSRFYAQHLASLITQKGREILLNTKSIVERMNYQVIYGDTDSIMINTNITDYEQVFRIGAGIKQHVNKTYRCLELDVDGIYKYLLLLKKKKYAAVTISKKPGDTGGDYVCSQELKGLDIVRRDWSRIAVMAGKMILGQILSDAPMDDRIGNIHVQLEKLKDDLQAGTLSLQLLEITKQLTRPLSEYADGGQLPHVQVAKRMNRQRNRNYKRGDMVNYIICQDGTSAPAMKRAYHIDELRDPANAEKLQVDVEYYLAQQIHPVVFRICEPLEGTDACRLAICLGLDPAKYRTLLSASGGQDSGGMHGGEHGESLIKTATERYRLCHRFEFTCVGCRTKNTVASAFRPSSVAGRHRSVFERCANEDGGCTVLPLQYIPAIVNELTLAIRGDIKRFYARWMVCDNPICNRNTRQFAHVASKNNPYCLHCQRGLLVLQYSETDLYKQLSYYHYMFDLDQYSPKMTKGLAPDVRNMYTALKETVERFQQRSKYGIVNLAAFYMDYAVPAPVRNQGPPSTRLLYPVREFTANLVKRLEAEDLSALVKSETADRKVSLMNEKFIQWKLYLN; translated from the exons ATGTGTGACTCACCAG gATCCGAACAGCGATCGAAACGACGTCGTATCGACAAGACGGGTCGTTTTGCGGCTTTGGAGAGGCttaagaaaatgaaagaggCTGGCAGCAAGCACAAGTACGAAGTGAACGAAATCGAGAACGTGTACGATGAGGTCGACGAGAAGGAGTACGCAAAGCTGGTCAACAAGCGCATGAACGAAGATTGGGTGGAAGACGATA ATGGTTTCGGGTATGTGGAGGACGGTCGCGAAATCTTCGACGATGATGAACTCGATGCACTGCCCAGTGGCAGCAAACAGAAGAAAGGACGCAAGAGCACAAAGCGGGCGCGTGATcgcggtgacggtgatgacgatacaccggccaccgggagaaaatcgttgaaaaaCTTCTTCAATCGGGAGCAAGCACCGAAGGCCACAGTTGAAGATGACGCGGCTCTTCAGGAGATTTTGGGAGAAATCAACTCGGAGGCTGGAGTCGACACAAACGAGGCGGGCGGGTCGAAGCCGACCAACGACGTGCGCTCGCAGGCGAAGCCGATTCGTCCCCTGCAATCGAAAACGGTCCCCCGCAAGACGCTGAGCGCGGAGGAAGAAATGAAACGGTATATGGAAAATTTGagtaaacatttgaaaaaaactgAGACGAAACCGACCCACCACGAGGTGGACAGCGACGAGGAGATACTACAGAAAGTGATCGCAGAGACGGAAgggaaaacggtggccagaaAGAGTACGGCCGTGTCTGCTCAGTCGACCCAGAAGAAAGACACATCGATAGCGCCGATCATGAAAGAGGAACCGATcacacaaaccgaaccgcCGGAAGTGACCGTCGATGAGGTCGCAGCGATTGACGGAAGTCACTTCCTGGATGAGGATGATTTCGAAGAAATAACGTCGGGCCCGAGCGGCCACAAGACTAAGGCAGAGGAGCCGATTGAGGAGCCAGCGGCTTCGGCCAACCTGCTCCACGGATGGGACAACATTTTTACAGGTATTGAAGAGGATGAGATGATGGGTGTGATCGTCGATCCAGATAGCACCGCGGACAGCGGTGATGTTAACGGAGGCTCGTCAGCGGAGGTGCTAAAGTTTTGGTTCTGGGACGCGTGGAACGATCCGAACAAGTGTCAAGGAGAGTTGTATCTTTTCGGGCGCACCCCGACACCGGGCAAACCGCGAGAATTCCGTTCGATCTGCGTGCACGTTCAGAACGTCGAGCGGTGCATGTACCTGTTGGCGCGCGAACGCGACACCGAAACGAACAAGCCGGTGAGCATGCTCGAGGTATACAACGAGTTTTGCAACGACATCAGCAACAAGCTAAACATCACCAAGTACCGGACGCGCGTCGTAACCAAGAACTTTGCCTACACGAGTGCCACCAACGGACTCCAAGTGCCGGTACAGAGCGAGTATCTGGAGGTCCGGTACAGTGCCAAGCTGCCGGCGCCATCGCTCGACCGCCGCTATCGTACGATCGCGCACATCTTCGGCACCAACACAAACGTTGTGGAACAGTTTCTGCTCGAGCGCAAGGTGAAAGGGCCGTGCTGGATGGAACTGCGCAATGCCACGCAACGCGAGACGAAATCGAGCTGGTGCAAGTTGGAGGTGGGCGTTCCGGATGTGGCCAGTGTTACGTTGGCCACTGACGGAACTGGAACAACCACTCCGCCTCCACTCGTACTCTGTTCGATCAACGTTCGCAGCACGCTGCGCAACAACACCAACGAAATCGCGATGATCACGATGCTGGTGAACGATCGGTTTTCACTCAACAAACCACCTCCGAATCCACCGTTCAATCGACAGTACTGCGGTGTGACACGCCCGTCTAGCACAATCTGGCCGCTCGGTTTCAATGCGGCTGACTGCAAGGCGAAGGTGACCAAATGCGAAAGCGAACGCTCGCTGCTCAGTTGGTTCCTGTCCACGTTCCAGGTCCTCGATCCCGATCTGGTCGTAACGTTCGATTCGTACGACTTTCAGCTGGATCTGATCTGCCAGCGGCTGATGACCACCAAGATGGCTCTCTGGAATCGAGTGGGTCGGCTGAAGGTCAAGAGCCCAGCCAGCAAGCGAGTGGACGATTTCTTTGTGGGGCGAATGATTTGCGATGTGAAAACGTCGGCCGAGGAGCTGATTCGCTCGCGGGCCTACGATCTGAACACACTCTGCACAGAGGTGCTGAAGGTGGGCGAGGGAGAGCGAAAGGACGTGCTGCTCGATGAGATCCCGACGATGTACGAGCAAGCGGACAGCCTGGTGCAACTCGTTGGCCTTACGATGCAGGACAATTTCTACACGCTCCGGTTGATGTGTGAACTGAATGCGCTGCCACTTGCCCTGCAGATCACGCAGATCGCGGGCAACCTGATGAACCGCACCCTTCACGGTGGCCGCGCAGAACGGAATGAATTCCTGCTGCTCCACGCATTTCATGAGCGCGACTACATTCTGCCCGATAAGGCACCGCCCCAAACGGGTCCCCGGAAGGATGGTGGCGCGGCAACCGAAGAGAAGAGGAAGCCCAAAAGCAAAGCCGCATACGCCGGCGGCTTGGTGCTAGATCCGATCAAGGGTTTCTATGACAAGTTCGTGTTGCTGATGGACTTTAACTCGCTGTACCCGAGCATCATACAGGAGTACAACATCTGTTTCACCACCGTCCTTccgccggcggtcggtgggGAAGGCGGTGACGAAGAACTCGCCGAGCCGACCATCCTGGCGACGACTGAGATCGGCATTTTGCCGCGTCAGATCCGCAAACTGGTCGAAAGCCGTCGGGCCGTGAAGCAGCTGATGAAGGCGCCCGATTTGTCACCGGAGCTGGCCATGCAGTACCACATCCGCCAGATGGCCCTCAAACTGACGGCAAACTCGCTGTACGGGTGCCTCGGGTACACGCGGTCGCGTTTCTACGCACAGCATCTGGCCTCGCTGATCACGCAGAAAGGCCGCGAGATCCTGCTCAACACGAAGTCGATCGTCGAGCGAATGAACTATCAGGTGATCTACGGCGACACGGATAGTATCATGATCAACACGAACATCACCGACTACGAGCAGGTGTTCCGAATCGGGGCCGGTATCAAGCAGCACGTCAACAAGACGTACCGTTGCCTGGAACTCGACGTGGACGGGATCTACAAatatctgctgctgctgaagaagaaaaagtatGCCGCTGTGACGATAAGCAAGAAACCGGGCGACACTGGGGGAGACTACGTGTGCAGTCAGGAACTGAAGGGGTTAGACATTGTGCGTCGCGATTGGTCACGGATTGCCGTGATGGCGGGCAAGATGATCCTCGGCCAGATATTGTCCGATGCGCCGATggacgatcggatcggtaaCATTCACGTGCAACTCGAGAAGCTGAAAGACGATCTGCAGGCCGGGACATTGTCGTTGCAGCTCCTCGAGATCACCAAGCAGCTTACGCGGCCCCTGAGTGAGTATGCCGATGGGGGCCAGTTACCGCACGTCCAGGTGGCAAAGCGCATGAACCGGCAGCGTAATCGCAACTACAAACGGGGCGACATGGTAAATTACATCATCTGTCAGGATGGCACGTCGGCCCCGGCTATGAAGCGTGCCTACCACATCGACGAGCTGCGTGACCCGGCCAACGCAGAAAAGCTGCAGGTCGATGTGGAGTACTATCTGGCTCAACAGATCCACCCGGTCGTGTTCCGAATCTGTGAACCGCTCGAGGGCACGGACGCGTGCCGACTGGCGATCTGCCTAGGACTCGATCCGGCCAAGTATCGGACGCTGCTGAGTGCCAGCGGTGGGCAAGACAGCGGTGGTATGCACGGTGGAGAACATGGAGAAAGTCTCatcaaaacggccaccgaaaggtaTCGGTTGTGCCATCGATTCGAGTTCACTTGTGTCGGGTGTCGCACCAAGAACACGGTCGCAAGTGCATTTCGGCCATCATCAGTCGCTGgtcgccaccggtcggtgtTTGAACGGTGTGCTAACGAGGACGGAGGATGCACGGTGCTTCCACTGCAGTACATTCCCGCGATCGTGAATGAACTGACACTGGCCATCCGGGGCGATATTAAACGGTTCTACGCGCGGTGGATGGTGTGCGACAATCCGATCTGCAACCGAAACACGCGCCAGTTTGCGCACGTGGCCAGCAAGAACAATCCCTACTGTTTGCACTGCCAGCGCGGTCTGCTGGTCCTGCAGTACTCCGAAACGGATCTGTACAAGCAGCTGTCCTACTATCACTACATGTTCGATCTGGACCAGTACAGCCCGAAAA TGACAAAAGGGCTGGCGCCGGATGTACGGAACATGTACACGGCACTCAAAGAAACCGTCGAACGGTTCCAGCAGCGCTCGAAGTATGGTATCGTCAATCTGGCCGCCTTCTACATGGACTACGCAGTGCCGGCACCGGTGCGAAACCAAGGACCACCGTCAACCCGTCTGCTGTATCCGGTGCGCGAGTTTACCGCCAATCTGGTCAAACGGCTGGAAGCAGAGGACCTGTCGGCGTTGGTTAAGAGCGAAACTGCAGACCGCAAGGTGTCGCTGATGAATGAAAAGTTTATCCAATGGAAACTTTACCTCAACTGA
- the LOC131207160 gene encoding uncharacterized protein LOC131207160, which yields MFRAGMLQLCRVVPRFVLSRNLPKCTLDRTLHVSARQSVKKFLDSENDYASAFLHRGERQCEICDESAVDMGGFVRNSMLDNPDPERLLKLLGCFVVLVNRDDIPVDDERFADFVKAFVNGVPDFADNQLAQALKLLSRLEDITSIYDTNYLNLWTSLDGQCLARIAEWDTDKLLQFADLWYPLRLTKQGKYVNKALWKISNRLRKLPPQTLVKTVFYINLTRVPMENMMDIEINFGQNFGAFSIDDVAVLCMGFFKTETPIRGQELLEKIYDVTIRNVASVEDIPLTAILKLLRYSSRIPSVASMEALLTALVPQIPRLSTLACLHVALLGTDIHVCHNASLEMVVDKFNNNLPSLRLKDMERIAFVLAHNNTSFATKEDTLLCHGILEQLPDRIAEIVTYPRCYIALLHFLTLRNVYNMDYISAAFEKQFLRLAYNKNIPGAGREAVSLDAFVAISLRAQYGGNRFPAGAFKIVCKLTQDYLPNPKYRLTKSDRMLLDIQRTFCELRSHCRIMHLLPHFQRPDILFCWDSQAKRVLDLSDIEISHEIMTREMVLKDRHGDSNIRLVAIVVGSWNCYVRDVKRRTGGYAMKLKQLRTLGYEVVEIPWYEWPVYSRDDMLKYLKGKLSSFY from the coding sequence ATGTTTCGGGCGGGAATGCTTCAATTGTGCCGGGTTGTGCCTCGTTTCGTCCTCAGCAGGAATTTACCGAAATGTACGCTCGACAGGACGCTGCACGTTTCCGCGAGACAGTCGGTTAAGAAGTTTCTTGATTCCGAAAATGACTACGCCAGCGCGTTTCTGCACCGAGGCGAGCGCCAGTGTGAAATATGCGACGAGTCAGCAGTGGATATGGGCGGATTCGTGCGGAACTCGATGCTCGATAATCCTGATCCGGAACGTTTATTAAAATTGCTCGGCTGCTTCGTGGTACTCGTCAACCGCGACGATATTCCGGTGGACGACGAGAGATTCGCTGATTTCGTCAAAGCGTTCGTCAACGGTGTGCCAGACTTTGCCGATAACCAGCTAGCGCAAGCCCTGAAGTTACTCAGCAGGCTAGAGGACATAACATCTATCTACGACACTAATTATCTTAATCTGTGGACATCACTGGACGGCCAGTGCTTAGCGCGAATCGCGGAATGGGACACGGACAAGTTGCTTCAATTCGCCGACCTATGGTACCCGTTGCGATTGACCAAGCAGggaaaatatgtaaataagGCACTGTGGAAAATAAGCAACCGTTTGCGGAAGTTACCTCCTCAAACGCTAGTCAAAACGGTGTTCTACATCAACCTAACCCGCGTTCCGATGGAGAACATGATGGACATCGAGATAAACTTTGGGCAAAACTTTGGCGCGTTCAGCATCGACGACGTGGCGGTACTGTGTATGGGATTTttcaaaaccgaaaccccgaTCCGCGGGCAGGAGCTGTTGGAAAAGATCTACGATGTAACGATACGAAACGTGGCCAGTGTCGAGGACATACCGTTAACTGCGATTTTGAAACTGCTCCGCTATTCGTCTCGCATTCCTAGTGTAGCTTCCATGGAAGCGCTGCTGACGGCGTTGGTGCCCCAAATTCCCCGTCTATCCACGTTGGCCTGCTTGCATGTGGCACTGCTCGGAACGGACATTCACGTGTGCCATAATGCTAGCTTGGAAATGGTAGTAGATAAATTTAACAACAACTTACCGAGCCTACGCTTAAAGGACATGGAACGTATAGCGTTCGTGTTGGCTCACAATAATACGTCCTTCGCCACAAAGGAAGACACTTTGCTGTGCCACGGGATACTGGAGCAGTTGCCGGATCGTATCGCCGAAATCGTCACCTATCCCCGCTGCTACATCGCCCTGTTGCACTTCTTAACGCTGCGAAACGTTTACAACATGGACTACATTTCCGCTGCCTTCGAAAAGCAATTCCTGAGACTCGCCtacaataaaaacattccGGGCGCCGGACGGGAAGCCGTCTCACTGGATGCATTTGTGGCCATCAGTTTGCGCGCCCAGTACGGTGGAAATCGCTTTCCGGCGGGTGCGTTCAAGATCGTGTGCAAACTAACGCAAGACTACCTGCCAAATCCCAAGTATCGGTTGACAAAGTCCGACCGAATGTTGCTGGACATTCAGCGAACGTTTTGCGAGCTCCGGTCACACTGTCGCATCATGCACCTTCTGCCTCACTTTCAACGGCCGGACATTCTTTTCTGTTGGGACTCCCAGGCTAAACGGGTATTGGATTTGAGTGACATCGAAATCAGTCACGAAATCATGACACGCGAGATGGTGCTGAAGGATCGCCATGGGGACAGTAACATCCGTCTGGTAGCGATCGTCGTCGGATCGTGGAACTGTTACGTGCGCGATGTGAAGCGCAGAACCGGAGGCTACGCAATGAAGCTCAAGCAGCTTCGAACGCTTGGGTACGAAGTAGTCGAAATACCGTGGTACGAATGGCCAGTTTACTCCCGTGATGATATGCTGAAGTATCTCAAGGGTAAACTATCTAGTTTCTATTAA
- the LOC131212452 gene encoding heterogeneous nuclear ribonucleoprotein 27C has protein sequence MHPSKKMIAAELDDHEKGKLFVGGLSWETTHENLQRYFSRYGEVIDCVVMKNNETGRSRGFGFVTFADPENVDRALENGPHTLDGRTIDPKPCNPRSQHKPKRTGGYPKVFLGGLPPNITETDLRTFFCRYGSVMEVVIMYDQEKKKSRGFGFLSFENEVAVERATSDHFVHISGKQVEVKKAEPRDGNQNSNNSMNTDSYQWGSPQAPPMGNGQMGGPPINMQSNMMQGYQSWGASQPQQGYGGYGAGAAGAANAYQSWGAPPPPQQWGNYNATPQQTQGYGGYDMYNNSGASGAGGYGSGNWNSWNMPPNTAGSAAGSTADMYSRPQSGPTAGPGASAGPTSGGPSKPGSEYGGGSAAYGGGAAAAAAAAAAATGYNYYQNDQNTYNNRPRSVYGAGSDATSQPPYQAF, from the coding sequence atgcaCCCATCGAAGAAGATGATCGCAGCGGAATTGGACGATCACGAGAAGGGCAAACTGTTCGTAGGTGGACTGTCGTGGGAGACGACGCACGAGAACCTGCAGCGCTACTTTAGCCGCTACGGCGAGGTGATCGACTGCGTGGTGATGAAGAACAACGAGACGGGCCGGTCGCGCGGATTTGGCTTCGTGACGTTCGCCGATCCGGAGAACGTGGACCGGGCGCTCGAGAACGGGCCGCACACGCTCGACGGGCGCACGATCGATCCGAAGCCGTGCAATCCGCGCTCGCAGCACAAACCGAAGCGCACCGGTGGCTACCCGAAGGTGTTCCTTGGTGGGCTGCCGCCCAACATCACCGAGACGGATCTGCGTACTTTCTTCTGTCGCTACGGCAGCGTCATGGAGGTGGTGATCATGTACGATCAGGAGAAGAAAAAGTCGCGCGGGTTCGGGTTTCTGTCGTTCGAGAACGAGGTCGCGGTCGAGCGCGCGACCAGTGACCATTTCGTGCACATCAGCGGCAAGCAGGTGGAGGTGAAGAAGGCTGAACCGCGCGATGGTAACcagaacagcaacaacagcatgaACACGGACTCGTACCAGTGGGGCTCACCGCAGGCGCCGCCGATGGGCAACGGTCAGATGGGCGGTCCCCCGATTAACATGCAGTCGAACATGATGCAGGGCTACCAGAGCTGGGGCGCttcgcagccgcagcagggCTACGGTGGATACGGAGCCGGTGCGGCCGGGGCTGCCAATGCGTACCAGAGCTGGGGagctcctccgccgccgcaacAGTGGGGCAACTACAACGCGACCCCGCAGCAGACCCAAGGCTATGGGGGATACGACATGTACAACAACTCGGGCGcctccggggccggcggcTACGGATCGGGCAACTGGAACTCGTGGAACATGCCACCCAACACGGCTGGTTCGGCGGCCGGTTCGACGGCGGACATGTACTCGCGCCCGCAGTCGGGTCCGacggccggtccgggcgctTCGGCTGGTCCCACCAGCGGTGGTCCATCGAAACCGGGCTCGGAGTACGGCGGTGGTTCGGCGGCCTACGGTGGtggagcggcagcagcggcggctgcggctgcggccgccaccggctaCAATTACTATCAAAACGATCAGAACACGTACAACAATCGGCCCCGCTCGGTGTACGGTGCCGGTAGCGATGCGACCTCGCAACCTCCGTACCAGGCCTTCTAG
- the LOC131212631 gene encoding nucleosome assembly protein 1-like 1 gives MTTGAKTSESECEVPDFVDSPGYLDPTSRRYMMKQFISALPEEAQKRINALKHLQMEYTKLEAKFFEEVYQVECKYQQLYQPIVDRRKEIVSGSAAPTEQEAVWVDPPRKEEDGEDEEELEDEEINEKLRKMALNYHKDLPQNGQGIPNFWLMVFKNTEAMAELIHPHDEPILEHLRNLNIVYENDPMAYIIEFHFHPNQYFKDTVLTKKYFLRCNVDTEEPFSFEGPEIHKCTGCPINWYPGKNVTVKTIKKQQKHKQRGAIRTITKTQPTESFFNFFSPPRVQEDDKVDPETQFLIGRDFEVGHFLRARIIPKAVLYYTGEVLDDDDEDDDEEEEEEEELDEEGEEEGEEEEEEEGDDGGNDGAAESNNAAAPANRPKQTKRRSGGGGGGKKKDAQNPAECQQQ, from the coding sequence ATGACGACCGGAGCTAAAACTAGCGAATCGGAGTGCGAGGTGCCGGATTTTGTTGACTCGCCCGGGTACCTCGATCCGACTTCCCGGCGCTACATGATGAAACAATTCATTAGCGCGCTGCCGGAGGAGGCGCAGAAGCGTATAAACGCCCTGAAGCACCTTCAGATGGAGTACACAAAGCTGGAGGCAAAGTTCTTCGAAGAGGTCTACCAGGTGGAGTGCAAATACCAGCAGCTCTACcagccgatcgtcgatcggcggAAGGAGATCGTGAGTGGTTCCGCCGCCCCGACGGAGCAGGAGGCCGTTTGGGTCGATCCGCCCCGGAAGGAAGAGGATggcgaggacgaagaggagtTGGAGGACGAAGAGATCAACGAGAAGCTGCGCAAGATGGCGCTCAACTATCACAAGGATCTGCCGCAGAACGGGCAGGGCATCCCGAACTTTTGGCTGATGGTGTTCAAGAACACGGAAGCCATGGCCGAACTGATCCATCCGCACGACGAACCGATCCTGGAGCATCTGCGTAATCTGAACATCGTGTACGAGAACGACCCGATGGCGTACATCATCGAATTCCACTTCCACCCGAACCAGTACTTCAAGGACACGGTGCTGACGAAGAAGTACTTCCTGCGCTGCAACGTCGACACCGAGGAACCATTCAGCTTCGAGGGACCGGAAATTCACAAGTGCACCGGTTGCCCGATCAACTGGTACCCGGGCAAAAACGTGACGGTGAAGACGATCAAGAAGCAACAGAAGCACAAGCAGCGCGGTGCCATCCGCACCATCACGAAAACGCAGCCCACGGAGTCGTTCTTCAACTTCTTCTCGCCACCGCGCGTCCAGGAGGACGACAAGGTCGACCCGGAGACGCAGTTCCTCATCGGGCGCGACTTTGAGGTTGGCCACTTCCTGCGGGCCCGCATCATTCCGAAGGCCGTCCTTTACTACACCGGCGAGGTgttggacgacgacgatgaagacgacgacgaggaggaggaagaggaagaggagcTGGACGAAGAGGGCGAAGAGGAGggcgaggaagaggaggaggaagaaggGGATGATGGTGGTAACGATGGGGCGGCCGAGAGCAACAACGCTgcggcaccggccaaccggcctAAGCAGACGAAACGgcgcagcggtggtggtggcggtggcaaaaaGAAAGATGCTCAAAATCCGGCCgagtgccagcagcagtag